The following proteins are co-located in the Leptospira weilii genome:
- a CDS encoding TrkH family potassium uptake protein, translating to MNPIKEIIFNLSNVWYNVALFYQSKIYPPLRIYYSICGSISLCLLILIYGFYYPHEWTHWIRLLVNGIVVSLVVYEVLSFIFVVGSLFGYLKTHKTEAIVVFLIVFQEIISQEIYEFLTLNSLSGEDASLAFLSLSQLFLLFSNFSRLIRKTELLNYRQISPSLVITGSFGILILLGTLALSLPRAQAVPIPTIDVFFTVVSAVCVTGLSTISVASQLTGTGQTILMLLIQIGGLGLMTLTVFFAIFLAGQVSVTNKLLIKDLFSQESVGRASSVLKQVAAQTFLIEAVGVLLIFVCYPDQNETNLKNKIFYSLFHSVSSFCNAGFSTFPQGFGADWMLNQKEFLSIVMVLIVLGGLGFPTVNHLIHWMLKIGDYPKRMELGAKLILTVSAGLIVFGTVSYYVLEMNSTLSGLSVMDGMFHSLFYSISTRTAGFNTLDVSKMGMPMVFVSLFLMWVGASPNGTGGGIKTTTLAVAILHLFNHIRGKEEVEVFGRKISSGSTSRASAGILVSLFLIFCGIFFLTCTENSAFLDLCYEVVSAFGTAGLSRGITSSLTLAGKILICLMMFCGRVGMLTILIALVPKEKKSGLKFPEESIIVG from the coding sequence ATGAATCCCATCAAAGAGATTATATTCAATTTATCGAATGTTTGGTACAACGTAGCCCTTTTTTATCAGTCTAAAATTTATCCTCCTTTAAGAATTTACTACTCGATCTGCGGAAGTATCTCTCTTTGTCTTTTGATTTTAATCTACGGATTTTATTATCCTCATGAATGGACGCACTGGATTCGATTACTCGTAAATGGAATTGTCGTTTCCTTAGTCGTTTATGAGGTCCTTTCGTTTATTTTCGTAGTCGGAAGTCTGTTTGGTTATCTCAAAACTCACAAGACGGAAGCGATCGTAGTTTTTCTGATCGTATTCCAGGAGATCATCAGTCAGGAAATCTATGAATTTCTCACTTTAAATTCCTTAAGCGGAGAAGACGCGAGTTTGGCCTTTTTGTCTTTGAGTCAACTATTTCTTCTATTCAGTAACTTTTCCCGATTGATCCGAAAAACGGAACTGCTGAATTACAGACAGATCAGTCCTTCCTTGGTTATCACGGGAAGTTTCGGAATTTTGATCCTACTTGGAACGCTCGCGTTATCCTTACCGAGAGCTCAAGCCGTTCCAATTCCTACGATAGACGTTTTTTTTACTGTCGTAAGCGCGGTTTGTGTTACCGGTTTGAGTACGATATCCGTTGCTTCCCAACTGACCGGGACGGGACAGACGATTCTGATGCTGTTGATCCAAATCGGCGGACTTGGTCTTATGACGCTTACCGTTTTTTTTGCGATCTTTTTGGCGGGGCAGGTCAGTGTTACAAACAAACTTCTGATCAAGGATCTATTTAGTCAGGAAAGTGTGGGACGAGCTTCTTCCGTTTTAAAGCAGGTGGCGGCTCAGACTTTTCTCATAGAAGCGGTGGGAGTCTTGTTGATCTTTGTCTGTTATCCTGACCAAAATGAAACGAATCTTAAAAATAAAATCTTTTACTCTTTGTTTCATTCGGTGAGTTCTTTTTGCAACGCCGGTTTTTCCACGTTCCCTCAGGGTTTTGGAGCTGATTGGATGTTGAACCAAAAAGAATTTTTATCCATAGTGATGGTTCTGATCGTGCTCGGGGGATTGGGGTTTCCCACGGTGAATCATCTGATTCATTGGATGTTGAAGATCGGAGATTATCCCAAAAGGATGGAACTGGGAGCTAAGTTGATTCTTACCGTATCGGCCGGTTTGATTGTGTTCGGAACGGTTTCGTATTACGTGTTGGAAATGAATAGCACTCTTTCGGGATTAAGCGTAATGGATGGAATGTTTCATTCTCTTTTTTATTCGATCAGTACTAGAACCGCGGGTTTTAACACATTAGACGTTTCTAAAATGGGAATGCCCATGGTGTTTGTTAGCCTTTTTTTAATGTGGGTGGGAGCTTCTCCGAACGGCACAGGAGGCGGGATCAAAACAACGACACTTGCGGTTGCTATACTTCATCTGTTCAATCATATTAGGGGCAAGGAAGAAGTGGAAGTTTTTGGAAGAAAAATTTCTTCCGGCTCCACTTCCAGGGCGTCTGCGGGAATTCTCGTGTCTTTATTTCTGATCTTTTGCGGAATTTTCTTTTTAACATGCACCGAAAATTCCGCGTTCTTGGATCTCTGTTACGAAGTAGTATCCGCATTTGGAACCGCGGGACTTTCGAGAGGGATTACGTCCTCTTTGACTTTGGCGGGAAAAATTTTGATTTGTCTGATGATGTTTTGCGGTCGGGTCGGAATGTTAACCATACTGATCGCTTTGGTTCCGAAAGAAAAAAAATCCGGACTTAAATTTCCGGAAGAATCGATCATAGTCGGTTAA
- a CDS encoding potassium channel family protein, whose translation MVGKKKNKTLKKRIAVIGLGDFGKTLVIYLNENGHEVTAIDKDIKIVEEIKDQCALAVCVDTSSRSSLEELDLEDMDEIVVALAENFESLITTAYNLKDMNLKCLHVRYHSELNRKILQMIGIDNLFNPEERAAASMAEQLSYQGVKKATLLSEEYSLFEVEISPLLYGKKLRELKLREKFQINLVGIRKAESNGNDSESQEGGVFLPDSRTVFREKEILILFGSSESIKRFTSVYPIK comes from the coding sequence ATGGTGGGCAAAAAGAAAAATAAAACCCTCAAAAAAAGAATCGCCGTTATCGGTTTGGGAGATTTCGGCAAAACTCTAGTAATCTATTTGAACGAAAACGGACACGAGGTGACGGCGATAGACAAGGACATAAAAATTGTCGAAGAAATCAAGGATCAGTGCGCTCTTGCCGTTTGTGTGGATACGAGCAGTCGATCTTCGTTGGAAGAGTTGGATCTGGAAGACATGGACGAGATCGTTGTAGCTCTCGCGGAAAATTTTGAATCCCTAATCACTACCGCATACAATTTAAAAGATATGAATTTGAAATGTCTGCATGTTCGTTATCATTCCGAATTGAATCGTAAAATTCTTCAAATGATCGGGATCGACAATCTGTTCAATCCAGAGGAAAGGGCGGCCGCTTCCATGGCGGAACAACTCAGCTATCAAGGGGTAAAAAAGGCGACTTTGTTAAGCGAAGAATACAGTCTTTTCGAAGTGGAAATTTCTCCTCTTCTTTACGGTAAAAAATTAAGAGAACTCAAGCTAAGGGAAAAGTTTCAGATCAATTTAGTTGGAATCAGAAAAGCGGAATCGAACGGAAACGATTCGGAATCCCAAGAAGGTGGTGTTTTTCTACCGGATTCCAGGACGGTATTTAGAGAGAAGGAAATTTTGATTCTATTTGGAAGTTCTGAAAGTATCAAACGTTTTACGAGCGTTTATCCCATCAAATAG